In one window of Fusobacteria bacterium ZRK30 DNA:
- the cobA gene encoding uroporphyrinogen-III C-methyltransferase codes for MGKVYIVGAGPGDLELLTLKGKRCVEEADCIVYDRLVNPQILSLAQTGCELIYLGKGNTEGGVIQDEINRTIVEKAIEGKTVTRLKGGDPFVFGRGGEEILALNEAEIEFEVVPGITSSISVPSYSGIPVTHRNIARSFHVFTGHTSKEGTWHNFEAIAKLEGTLVFLMGIKNLDLIAGDLIKYGKSPTTPVAIIEKGSTSKQRVVEGTLKTIVEIAREEKVVPPAIIIIGEVVNLRSEFNWFEKLPLFGKNILTTRDYKKSVEFAYEIEKLGGKATVLPLINIEPLDIELDIKDAKAILFNSQNGVKTFFEKLEDVRVLGDKKIGVVGIKTYEELLKHRIKPDFMPEKYLGERLAEESVNFTKEGDKILFITSDISPVKTEEWSEKMGRRFVATRIFKTEKVITTDIDDKIKEVDMITFLSSSAVDAYIESLGDKKHNPDIKIASIGKMTTKSIESYGLEVEIEAKTSTAQGLLTEVKNYYTNL; via the coding sequence ATGGGTAAGGTTTATATAGTGGGAGCAGGCCCTGGAGATTTAGAATTATTGACATTAAAGGGTAAAAGATGTGTAGAAGAAGCTGATTGCATTGTCTATGACAGACTGGTAAATCCTCAAATACTATCTTTAGCTCAAACAGGATGTGAATTGATATATTTAGGGAAAGGTAATACTGAAGGCGGCGTTATCCAGGATGAGATAAACAGAACTATAGTAGAAAAAGCTATAGAGGGTAAAACAGTTACAAGATTAAAGGGAGGAGATCCTTTTGTATTTGGTCGTGGAGGAGAAGAGATCTTAGCTCTAAATGAAGCTGAAATAGAATTTGAAGTGGTTCCTGGGATCACATCTTCTATATCTGTACCATCTTACTCTGGAATACCTGTTACTCACAGAAATATAGCTCGTTCATTTCATGTGTTTACAGGACATACCTCTAAAGAGGGAACTTGGCATAACTTTGAAGCTATTGCTAAGTTAGAAGGAACTTTAGTATTTTTAATGGGAATTAAAAATTTAGACCTGATAGCCGGTGATCTGATTAAATATGGAAAGTCTCCTACAACTCCTGTGGCTATAATAGAAAAAGGTAGTACAAGTAAACAGAGGGTAGTAGAGGGGACATTAAAAACTATTGTTGAGATAGCCAGGGAAGAAAAGGTTGTACCACCTGCAATTATAATTATTGGAGAGGTAGTAAACTTAAGGTCTGAATTCAATTGGTTTGAAAAATTACCGTTATTTGGTAAAAATATACTAACTACAAGAGATTATAAAAAATCTGTAGAGTTTGCCTACGAAATAGAAAAATTAGGGGGGAAAGCTACAGTATTGCCTCTTATAAATATAGAGCCTTTAGATATTGAATTGGATATAAAAGATGCTAAAGCAATATTATTTAACAGCCAGAACGGGGTAAAAACTTTCTTTGAAAAATTAGAGGATGTCCGTGTCCTGGGAGATAAAAAAATAGGTGTAGTAGGGATCAAAACCTATGAGGAGTTATTAAAACATAGGATTAAACCTGATTTTATGCCTGAAAAGTATCTGGGAGAAAGGTTAGCAGAAGAGAGTGTTAACTTTACAAAAGAAGGGGATAAAATCCTATTTATAACATCGGACATTTCACCTGTTAAGACAGAGGAATGGTCTGAAAAGATGGGTAGAAGATTTGTAGCTACCAGGATATTTAAAACAGAAAAGGTAATAACGACTGATATAGATGATAAAATAAAAGAAGTAGATATGATTACTTTTTTAAGTTCATCAGCAGTAGATGCATATATAGAGAGTTTAGGAGATAAGAAACATAACCCTGATATAAAGATAGCATCTATAGGTAAGATGACAACAAAAAGTATCGAAAGTTATGGTTTGGAAGTAGAGATTGAGGCTAAGACTTCTACAGCACAAGGTTTATTAACAGAGGTTAAAAATTATTATACTAACTTATAA
- the hemL gene encoding glutamate-1-semialdehyde 2,1-aminomutase, whose protein sequence is MNYKNSKDIFEKAVNIIPGGVNSPVRAFKSVEKEFPIFVKSANKAHVIDEDGNKYIDFIQSWGPMILGHNDERVIKAVQAAVLDGCSFGLPTKKEVELAELIISMVPSIEKVRLTTSGTEATMAAVRVARAYTKKNKILKFEGCYHGHSDSLLVAAGSGLLTEGYQDSNGLTEGVLKDTLTLPFGNLEKVENLMKKEEIACIIVEPIPANMGLIETKKEYLEGLRKLCTEHNTVLIFDEVISGFRIAAGGAQQHYGITPDLTTLGKIIGGGYPVGAFGGKREIMDMIAPVGDVYHAGTLSGNPISVTAGFETLSILKNTPSLYTDLENKVDYIVEGIYKLSEKYNVPVCVNKAGSLFTIFFTDKKKVESLEDVMASDTTKYSKYFNTMLESGVVVPPSKFEAHFMGATHSEEILNETLSAMEKAFIEISKAL, encoded by the coding sequence ATGAATTACAAAAATTCTAAAGATATATTCGAAAAAGCGGTAAATATAATTCCAGGAGGAGTAAACAGTCCGGTTAGAGCATTTAAATCGGTGGAAAAAGAATTTCCTATCTTTGTAAAATCAGCAAATAAAGCTCATGTTATAGATGAAGACGGGAATAAATATATAGATTTTATCCAGTCGTGGGGGCCTATGATCTTAGGACACAATGATGAAAGGGTAATAAAAGCAGTTCAAGCTGCTGTCTTAGATGGTTGTTCATTTGGATTACCTACTAAAAAAGAAGTTGAACTGGCTGAACTAATCATATCTATGGTTCCTTCTATTGAAAAAGTAAGATTAACTACATCAGGTACAGAGGCTACAATGGCAGCAGTAAGAGTAGCTCGTGCATATACAAAGAAAAATAAAATCTTAAAATTTGAAGGATGTTATCATGGTCATTCAGATTCATTGTTAGTAGCAGCCGGGTCCGGTTTATTAACTGAAGGTTATCAGGATAGTAATGGTCTTACAGAGGGTGTATTAAAAGATACATTAACTCTGCCATTTGGAAACTTAGAAAAAGTGGAAAATTTAATGAAAAAAGAAGAGATAGCTTGTATCATAGTAGAGCCTATTCCTGCTAATATGGGTCTTATCGAAACTAAAAAGGAATATTTAGAAGGATTAAGAAAGTTATGTACTGAGCATAATACTGTATTGATCTTTGATGAAGTTATCAGTGGGTTTAGAATCGCAGCCGGTGGAGCACAGCAGCACTATGGGATTACTCCTGACCTGACTACATTAGGAAAGATAATTGGCGGGGGATACCCTGTAGGAGCATTTGGCGGGAAGAGAGAGATAATGGATATGATTGCACCTGTAGGAGATGTATATCATGCAGGAACACTATCAGGAAATCCTATATCAGTAACTGCCGGGTTTGAAACTTTGAGTATATTAAAAAATACTCCATCTCTATATACAGACTTAGAAAATAAAGTAGATTACATTGTAGAGGGGATATATAAGTTATCTGAAAAATATAATGTGCCGGTATGTGTTAATAAGGCAGGATCACTATTTACTATATTCTTTACAGATAAGAAAAAAGTCGAATCATTAGAAGATGTAATGGCCAGTGATACGACTAAATACTCTAAATATTTTAATACTATGTTAGAGAGTGGAGTAGTAGTACCACCTTCTAAATTTGAAGCACACTTTATGGGAGCAACTCATAGTGAAGAGATCTTAAATGAAACTTTATCTGCAATGGAAAAAGCATTTATAGAAATTTCAAAAGCTCTTTAG
- a CDS encoding bifunctional precorrin-2 dehydrogenase/sirohydrochlorin ferrochelatase — translation MGIKKYFPILLDLEKKDILVVGGGKIAYRKIKTLLNYGAEIEVITPQIVEDKIRLLFEEKKINLTLRKFEDSDIENRFLVVGATNDKELNRKIYELGDSKNILVNNITTKEDLNARFCAVHRGEDFQVAVSTDEGDPKRALELKKQIEKSLEK, via the coding sequence ATGGGAATAAAAAAATATTTCCCCATCTTACTGGATCTGGAAAAAAAAGATATCCTTGTGGTTGGAGGGGGAAAGATAGCCTATCGTAAGATAAAAACACTTTTAAATTACGGGGCTGAAATAGAGGTAATAACCCCTCAAATTGTAGAGGATAAGATCCGGCTTTTGTTTGAGGAAAAAAAGATCAATCTCACATTGAGAAAATTTGAAGATAGTGATATTGAAAATAGGTTTTTAGTTGTAGGAGCTACCAATGATAAGGAGTTAAATAGAAAGATATATGAGTTAGGAGACTCTAAAAATATTTTGGTTAACAATATAACAACTAAGGAAGACCTAAATGCAAGATTTTGTGCTGTTCACAGGGGAGAAGATTTCCAGGTAGCTGTCTCAACAGATGAAGGTGATCCTAAAAGAGCGCTGGAATTAAAAAAGCAGATTGAAAAAAGTTTAGAAAAGTAA
- the hemB gene encoding porphobilinogen synthase, protein MFKRHRNLRKTAGIRKLVRDVYISVDDLVYPIFLEEGTGIRTEISSMPGQYRMSLDMLDAELDTLNELGVNSVLLFGIPLEKDCVGKEAYNDTGIVQEGVRQIKRHSPDMVVITDVCMCEYTSHGHCGIIDESGVINDTTIEYMAKIALSHAKAGADIVAPSDMMDGRIKAIRDILDENGFKELAIMSYSVKYASSFYGPFREAADSAPTHGDRKQYQMDYRFSIDAVSEARADLEEGADMVIVKPALSYLDVIRKIRDTFEVPVVAYSVSGEYAMIKAGALNGWIDEKNIVMEKTYAMKRAGANIIITYFAKDIARWLKEEN, encoded by the coding sequence ATGTTTAAAAGACACAGAAATTTAAGAAAAACAGCTGGAATTAGAAAATTAGTGAGAGATGTATATATAAGTGTTGATGATTTGGTATATCCAATATTTTTAGAGGAAGGAACAGGGATAAGAACTGAGATATCTTCTATGCCGGGGCAGTACAGAATGTCACTGGATATGTTAGATGCAGAGTTAGATACATTGAATGAATTAGGAGTTAATTCGGTATTATTGTTTGGAATCCCTTTGGAAAAAGACTGTGTTGGAAAAGAAGCATATAATGATACTGGTATTGTGCAAGAGGGAGTTAGACAGATCAAGAGACATTCACCTGATATGGTAGTTATAACTGACGTTTGTATGTGTGAGTATACTTCTCATGGTCACTGTGGTATCATAGATGAATCTGGGGTTATAAACGATACTACTATTGAATATATGGCAAAGATTGCTTTATCCCATGCAAAAGCTGGTGCAGATATAGTAGCTCCTTCAGATATGATGGATGGTAGAATAAAAGCAATAAGAGATATCTTAGATGAAAATGGATTTAAAGAACTAGCTATTATGAGTTATAGTGTAAAATATGCATCATCATTTTACGGACCATTCAGAGAAGCTGCTGATTCAGCTCCTACACATGGAGACAGAAAGCAATATCAAATGGACTATAGATTTAGTATAGATGCAGTATCTGAAGCCAGAGCAGACCTGGAAGAGGGAGCAGATATGGTAATAGTGAAACCGGCTCTATCATACCTAGATGTAATTAGAAAAATAAGAGATACATTTGAAGTTCCAGTAGTTGCATACAGTGTTAGTGGAGAATATGCAATGATAAAAGCAGGAGCATTAAATGGATGGATAGATGAAAAAAATATAGTTATGGAAAAAACATATGCTATGAAAAGAGCAGGAGCGAATATAATCATTACGTATTTTGCAAAAGATATAGCTAGATGGTTGAAAGAAGAGAACTAA